One Prochlorococcus marinus XMU1411 genomic window, CTGGTTGTGATTCTGAATTACAAAGATATTTTTCAATTTTATCTTCATGAAAATCACTTTCAATCCTGTTTGATGTAATATTTTTAGCTTTAAGAATTTCTTCACAGAATTTTGAAGCCTCTAGAGCTATAGGACTATCTGAACGATATACAATGAGCACTAATGAAAGTTTCATTTAATGCTTTTACCACTTTAATAAATTAAAACTTTCCATATCTACAGTCACCCTATTCCTGTAAAGAGATAACAATATAGCTAGTCCAACGGCAGCTTCTGCTGCAGCAACAGTAATCACAAAAATCGCAAAAACTTGTCCTTGAATTAAATTATTATCAATATAGGAAGAAAACGCCATCAAGTTTATATTTACGGCATTGAGCATTAATTCAATGCTCATAAGAACTCTGACTGCATTTCTGCTATTTAATAATCCCCAAATACCAATGCAAAATAGTGCTGAAGATACTATCAAAAAAGCTTGAAGAGGAATTGATTCTAAATTCATAATAAATAAATCTAAAGGTTAATTTTTATTTGTAAGTAATGGTTCTGATGATTTTTCAATTAACTCTTGATCAACAGGGAGTCCAGTCGAAATATCTTTGCTCATTACATCTCTTCTAGCTAAAACAATAGCCCCAATCATTGCCATTAAAAGTAAAACTGAAGCTACTTCAAATGGGAGTAAATAATCACTAAATAGATGCTCACCAATCCTAATAGTTGATTCTTCACCGATAGAGTTTTGAGGACTTGATAGGCTCCATACATTGGTCAAGTCAACTCTTATTAGGAGGCTTAGTAGGGTTAAACATATCGATGTTGATATGATTCTCCTAGATTTAATGTCATTGATAGGTTTTAAATCTTCTTTCTTGTTAACTAGCATGATTGCAAAAATTATTAATACATTAACTGCACCCACATAAACTAAAACTTGCGCTGCAGCAACAAAACTTGCATTTAAGAGAAGATATAATCCTGCTACACTCATGAACACTCCCCCAAGTAGAAAGGCTGAATAAACAATACTTTCGAGCAATACAACACCAAGAGCTCCAATAATGACAACTAAAGATAGAACTGTAAAACAAATAAATTGAGTTGTTATTGCGATGGACATAAATTAATGGGAATTAATTAGTTGGATTAGAAACTTTATCATTATTTTCATTGGATTCAGGTTTCATCCAATCATAAACTTCTTCAGGTAATTTACCAACTCTAGAATCTGAAGCTGGGATTTCATGAGGATCCATGACACCTTTAGGGAGATAGGCAAGTTCTCTTAGAGGTTTGACTGATGGATCAGTTGTGACGTTTGTAGGAAGTCTACCAAGAGCGACATTATCGAAATTTAGATTGTGTCTATCGAAAGTAGCTAATTCATATTCTTCGGTCATTGAAAGACAATTAGTTGGACAATATTCAACACAATTTCCGCAAAATATACAAACTCCAAAATCTATTGAATAATTTCTCAGTTCCTTTTTTTTGGTTTCTTTATTCATTACCCAATCAACTACTGGTAGATTTATTGGACATACTCTCACACAAACTTCACAAGCAATACATTTATCGAATTCATAATGTATTCTTCCTCTATATCTTTCAGAAGGTATTAATTTTTCATATGGATATTGAACAGTAACAGGTCTTCTTCGAAGATGATCAAAAGTTACAGATATACCATTGTATAAATATTTACCAGCATTAAATGCTTCTTTGATATAACTGTTTATTTGTTGAAGGAAATTGTTCATTTTGAAGAATTTACTTAGTTATTTTATTTTAGTGGAATAATTTTAAATTTAAGTATTTTTACTTAAATTAACCACCAAAGAACTGAGGAAAAGCAAGTTTTAATCCTGCAGTTATCAAAAGATTAGCAAGAGAAATTGGAAGGAGAAACTTCCATCCTAGATCTAAAAGTTGATCTATTCTTACCCTTGGAGTTGTCCAACGTAATAATATTGCAATGAAAACTAAAAGATATGCTTTTAAAACAGTCATTACGATGCCTATTGATGCAGTGAAGACCTGAATTAAGGGAGCATTGATTGGCAAATTAAGAAACTTAGCTATTAATTCAACTGGAATAGGAAAACCCCATCCTCCTAAATAAAGTATTGATACCAATAATGCTGAAAGAATTAAATTAATGTAACTACCAAGGTAGAACAATGCGAATTTCATTCCAGCATATTCAGTTTGATATCCTGCAACTAATTCTTCTTCAGCTTCAGGTAAGTCAAATGGAAGTCTCTCACATTCTGCTAGTGCACAAATCCAAAAGATTATGAAACCAACTGGTTGTCTCCATATATTCCAGCTTAGTATTCCAGCACCACTTTGCTGATTGACAATGTCAATAGTACTTAGAGAATTTGTCATTAGTACGATAGCCAATACAGATAAAGCTAAGGGTATTTCATAACTTATTGATTGAGCCGCTGCTCTTAAACCTCCTAATAATGAATACTTATTATTTGATGCATATCCGCTCATAAGAAGCCCAATTGGCTGGATACTGCTTAAAGCGATCCATAGGAAAATTCCAATACCAACGTTACTTATTAAAAGATTTTGTCCAAAAGGAACAATTAGCCATGAGAGAATCACTGGTACAAGAACTAATATAGGTCCTGCAGTGAAGAGAATTCCATCTGCTTTAGCAGGAATAATATCCTCTTTGACAAGCAACTTAAGACCATCTGCAATTGGTTGGAGTACGCCAAGCGCTCCTGCATATTCGGGCCCTATTCTTTGTTGAGCAGCAGCAGATATTTTTCTTTCAAGCCAAACTGTTACTAAAACGCCAACAACTGCCGCTACCAAAACCAAAAGCATAGGTATAGGGAGCCAAATTATATGAGCGATTTCACTGGAAAGGCCAAAACCTTTTAAGAATTCATTAAAACTATATTCGAGATCTAATCCGTATTCCAAAATTTTTTTGTTATTTACTTAATAGATTAACTCTTCACAAACAATATGTGTGTTTTTTTTTGAAAAGCTGGAAATATTATTCTCTATTTTCTAGGCTGATCCAATCTCTTGGTTTTGAACCTGTGTAGATTTGCGATGGTCTGAAAATTCTATTTGCTCCAAGTTGCTCTCTCCAATGAGCTAACCAACCAGCCACTCTAGATATGGCAAAAATTGGAGTAAATAAATCACGAGGAATACCAAGTTTTCTATAAACAAGACCAGAATAAAAGTCCACGTTAGGGAATATACCCTTAGGTCCAAGTCTTGGTATTGCCTCTGTCTCAAGTGATTTGGCGACTTCATACATTTCATCTGCTCCAAATCTAATAAAAAGCTCTTCTGCCAGTTTTTGAAGAATTATTGCTCTTGGATCTTTAACTTTATATTCTCTGTGACCGAAGCCCATTATCTTACTTTTATTTTTTATTGCATTATCTAAAAAAGACCCTGCATTTTCTGGGGTTTTAATCTCTTCTAACATTGCAATTACATCCTCATTTGCTCCTCCATGCAGTGGGCCTGCCAGGGTTCCTACAGCAGAGGCGATGACAGCATAAGGGTCTGTAAGAGTACTTGCAGTCACTCTTGCGCTAAATGTACTTGCGTTTAAACTATGTTCGGCATGTAAGATTAAACACCTATCAAAAACTTTTGCAGCTATAGGATCTTGTTCTTTTTCAGTCAGCATGTAAAGAAAATTTGATGAGTAAGTTAAATCATCTCTAGGTTGAATTGGATCTTGTCCTTTTCGAATAAGCTGAAACGCAGCAATCATTGTGGGTATTTTTGCTATTAGTCTTATAACTGCGTTGTAGATGTAATTAGGATCATCTATTGCTCTTCGTGAATAAAAGAGCCCCAAAGAAGCCGCGCTAGATTGAAGAGCATCCATTGGATGACCTGTTGCAGGGAAACATTTCATCATATCTCTGACTCTAAAACTTAACCTTCGATGCATCTGAACTTCTTGTTCAAAATCTCTAAGTTGAATAGCTGTGGGCAATTCACCCCAAATTAATAAATAAGCAGTTTCTAAAAAACTGCTTTTTTTAGATAGTTCCTCAATGGAGTAACCTCTGTACAATAATTTACCTTTATTGCCGTCAATATCACAGATTGATGAATTAGTAACTGGGACACCTTCTAATCCTGGTTTTAAAATTATTTTGTTTTTATCCAATTTCTTAATGCAATATCAAATACTTATAGATTAAAGATAGTCAAATAATTTTTAATTAACCACAAGTTATTAACTTCAAGAAAATTTAAATTGCTTGTGTTTGAAGCTTGTTTGAATAACTTAATTAAAAAATTTTTAAATTTTTTTCTGTATAAAGAATTGGATTTTTTTCAGGAATAGATTGTCTAATGATTTCTAGAGATTCTTCATTTGATATTTTTAAAGTATTTTTAATAAGAAAATTAAAATCTTCCAACTCAGAAAAATATTCAATTTTATTGGAATTTCTATCTTTGATATCAACTTTTGCATAAAGAAAAGTAGATTTCCCTTTATTACTTTTTAGGTTAAAAAATTGGTTAGATATTGTTTCTAGTTTTTTACCATCAATTAAATGATTACTTATGATTTTTAAATCTCCTGATTCTATTGAATAGATATTTTCATAAGTTAATTCTTTTATTAAATCTTCAGTTTCTTGAAGAATATCTTTGGAATAAATAGAGTAAATATTTTCATTTTGTTGCAAACTATATTTGTTGAAATCTTTTAGTTTTTTTAAAGCACTTAAATTAAATTGATCTTTAGTATTTTTTTCAAATGTAATAAGCCAATCTTTTTTTGAATTGACAATTAATATATCTTGATTGACATTTTGATCAAACTCTTCAAAAAAACTGAGTTCAAAATCATTTATAAAAGGATTTAGGTATTTTTCAAAATTTTTTATATTACAAAAAATTGAAAATTCAGGATTATCTTCATTCCTATTCTCTTTATTTAATAGGTTATCGTAAGAAAGAATATCAATATTTTTTTTATTATTTATTAAATATGATTTTAAAATTAAATGATTATTTTTTAAGTCAAATGTTGTAGCTATAATATCCTCATTATTCTCATTAAAAATTTCTTTATTAAAAAATTTACTATCCATAAATTTATTTGTGAATAATATATTTTTTTCTTTTTTTAGTCCAAAAAGTTCTTCCTTATATTTAGATTTTTTTTTCTTAAAATTATCACTAGAGTTAATACTATTTTTGATTAATTTTTTATCTGATGAAGCAATTATATAATTATCTTCGGTACGATATATAAAGTTAAGGAAATTTATTTTATTTTCTCTATTAATTGAAATTATTTCATCAACCTGATCAATTTTATTAGGTAAATTTAATAAATCATCTATTGTTTTTTCTGGCTTAATTTTAAAAATTATCAAAATATCATCTTTAAGCTTTTTATTATTCTCAAAAGTTGAGATTATAAGTTCATTATTATAGATATCATCTAGTTTATTGTTGCCTAAATCTATACCTAAATAACCTAATATAGAATCTTTTATTAAAACTAAGTTATCTTGATTTTTTGAATTTTTATCTTTTTTATTATTGTTTATAATATTAAAGCTATCTAAATTTGAAATAAATAATAATTTATTGTTTTCAGGTATATATTTTAGGATATTTAGTTGCTCAATATTTGTACTTTGCTCCTTATTTTTATTTGCAGAAACTTTTTTAAAACCAACAAAAATTAATAAAGATAATAATAAAATTATTGCTACTAATCTAAGTTTCATTATCAATGTTTATTTTTATTTTTAACAATAAACTTCCTACTGCAACTTAATTTATTAAATTGTAAATAATACATAATTTATCCTTTCAATTGGGAAATTATCCAAAATCTATCAATGCTTCTAGTCTCAATGATTGGTTTGATTCTAAGAAAGAAGATCCAGTCTTGATTGATGTAAGAGAACAGTCAGAGCTCGAAATAGCTCGTTTTTCACAAGAATTCTTACACATTCCAATTAGTACAGTCACATTTGAATATGTTAAAGAAATATTTGATGGTTTACTAGATAGAGAAATAGTTGTTACTTGTCATGCAGGGGTACGAAGTTATAACTTTTGTCAGTGGTGCCTGGATAATAATTTAGTGAGCGTAATATGGAATTTGGAGGAGGGTATTGATGGATGGAGTAGATATATTGACCCATCAATTTCTAGGTATTGATTAAATATCTAATGAAGATGCAACAGTATTAACATCTTTGTCCCCTCTTCCAGAGCAATTTATGACTATATGAGTATCTTTTTCAAGAGTAGGGCATAATTTATCTAGCCAAGCAAAGGCATGGGACGTTTCAAGTGCCGGTATAATTCCTTCAAGTTCACTAACAAGTCTCAAAGCATCTAAAGCTTCTTGATCTGTGACTGATCCATATTCTGCTCTACCTATATCTTTTAAATGGCTATGTTCAGGTCCTACACCAGGGTAATCTAAACCCGCACTTATTGAGTGCGCTTCTTGTACTTGACCATTATTATCTTGTAGAAGAAGACTCATTGATCCATGCAAAATTCCTACTGATCCTTTGGTGATGGTTGCAGCATGTTTGTCAGTATCAACTCCACTTCCTGCGGCTTCAACACCAATTAGTCGTACAGATTTATTTTTAACGAAAGGGTGGAAAAGGCCCATTGCATTTGATCCCCCGCCTACGCAAGCAAGTAAAATATCGGGTAAAGAACCAAACGATTCCATGCATTGTTTTTTAGTCTCTTCCCCTATAACTGCATGAAAATCTCTCACAATCTTTGGGAAGGGGTGTGGACCTGCAACAGATCCTAAAATGTAGTGTGTGGTTTCGACATTAGAAACCCAATCTCTAATGGCTTCACTAGTAGCATCCTTAAGTGTTGCAGTTCCAGAATTGACAACTTTCACTTCAGCTCCTAGCAATTTCATTCTAAAGACATTAAGGGATTGCCTTTTTATGTCCTCTGCACCCATATAGATAATGCATTTTAAGCCAAATCTTGCACAAACAGTAGCCGTAGCAACGCCATGTTGACCTGCTCCAGTTTCTGCAATTATCCTCTTTTTGCCCATTCTTATTGCTAATAAAGCTTGTCCAAGGGCATTATTAATCTTGTGAGCACCAGTATGATTTAAATCTTCTCTTTTAAGCCATATTTTTGGAGTTGCTTTTTCAGTTTTGTAATGCTCAGTAAGTCTTTTGGCCTCATAAAGTGGTGTTTCTCTTCCTACATAAGTCTTAAGTAGATGATTTAATTCTTTTACAAAAAGGTTATCTTTCCATGCATTTAATGCAGCTGTTTCAAGCTCAAAAAGGGCAGGCATTAGTGTTTCAGGGACATATTGACCACCATATTTTCCAAATCTACCCTCTTTGGAGGGTAGATTTAAATCTTCATTTTTATAATTTTGATCTTGGCGAGAAAATGTACTTACCACTTTATCTATAGAATAAGTATTAACTAACTATAGATTATATTGAAAATAATGGGAAAAAAAAATTGGATCGAATTTGATAATCAAGAAAAAAAATCTGAAGAAACATTAAAGTTAGATACTTTTACTAAAAGATCAAAAATAATTATTTCAAAACAAAAAAAAGGTAAAAAGGGCAAGACGATCACTTTAATTAAAGGTTTAGGAACTGAGGATGAAATTTTATTAAAAGAATTGCTAAAAAAAATTAAAGTTTTTTGTGGAACTGGAGGAATACTAATTGACAGTAATATCCAATTACAGGGGGATATGGTATTGAAATCAATTGAGTTTCTTCGTAAAGAGGGTTTTCATAATTTATGAATCAAGAGTTAAGATAGGTTTTTAATTTTGATGATTCAAAAAATGAAAGAACAAGATCAAACAAAGTCAACCAATATAAAGTGGCACAATTTAACTATCAATAGAGAAAAGTTAGAGAAAATGAGAGGTCATAAAGGAATGGTTATCTGGTTTACAGGTTTATCTGGCTCTGGTAAAAGTACTTTGGCAAACGCTTTAAATGAAGTTTTACACTTAGATGGGTTTTCGACTTACGTGTTGGATGGAGATAATATTAGACACGGTTTATGTAAAGATCTTGGGTTTTCGGATGAAGATAGAGAAGAAAATATAAGAAGAATTGGAGAAGTTGCGAATTTATTTATGAATGCTGGGATAATAACTATTACAGCATTTGTTTCACCATTTATTAGCGATAGAGATAAGGTGAGAAAAATTATTGGATCTAAGGATTTTATTGAAGTTTATTGTGCTGCAGATATTAAAGTTTGTGAAAATCGCGATACTAAAGGTCTTTATAAGAAAGCTCGTCTGGGTGAAATAAAGGATTTTACAGGTATTTCTAGTCCATATGAAGCTCCACATAATCCAGAAATTGTGGTTGATACAGGCTCGTTAGATTTAAAGGATTCAGTTGAAAAAGTTATTCACTTTCTTAAAGAAGAAAACTTCCTTAAAAAGAGCTAATAGAAAAATATAGGTTCATTTATTTTGAAGATAATTTTCAGCTCCGATAGTTGATAACTTACTATTTTTAGTCCTTACCTGTTTATGAAGATTTTCTCTGAATTCTTTTAAATTTTTCTTTATGGATTCATCAAATAAGCTGATAATCTCTATTGCCAATAATCCAGCATTTTGTCCTCCATTAATTGCAACTGTTGCGACTGGAATTCCAGCTGGCATTTGAACTATTGATAAAAGGGAGTCAATACCCTTAAGTGTCTTACTCTCTACTGGTACTCCAATTACAGGAATGCAAGTTATGGATGCCAGCATTCCTGGAAGATGAGCAGCACCACCAGCACCAGCAATTATAACTTTTATGTTTTCTGATTCTGCATTTTTTGCATATTCCATCATTTCAATAGGTGTTCGATGGGCAGAAAGTATACAAACTTCAGTTTTTATTCCAAATTCTTTTAAAATATCAACGGCAGGTTTCAATGTTTTTAGATCTGAATCACTACCCATTACGACAGCAATTTTATAAATGTCTTTAGAATTTAATTCTGACAAAATAACAAATCAATTCTTTCCTATAATGGCGTGCAATTAATTTGGCGCCAGTTAGTTAGTATAAAAAGAATAAATTTTCATAGAATATTATGACGTCAAATAAGATTATCGAAAAAAGTGAAGTTAGGGAGTATTTTAATGGTACTGGCTTTGAAAGATGGAATAAAATTTATAGCAAATCTGATGAAATTAATACAGTTCAGAAAAACATTAGGAAAGGGCATCAAAAAACTGTAGATGATGTGATCTCATACATCAGCAATTATCCTGAACTAACAAAAAAAAGTTATTGTGATGCAGGATGTGGTGTAGGAAGTCTTTCCATACCTTTACTAAGACTTGGTATAAAAGAAATACAGGTGAGCGATATTTCTTCTGAAATGATTAAAGAAACAAAAAAACGCATTAATAAATTAGGTTTTAATCAAGGTAAAATCAAATATGCAGTCTGTGATCTGGAAAAATTAAAAGGATTATTTGATGTTGTAATTTGTTTGGATGTATTTATTCATTATCCTCAACCAGTCGCAGAAGAAATGGTCCAACATCTATGCGATATAAGCAAAGAAAAACTAATCGTTAGCTTTGCTCCTTATACTCCAGTTCTTGCTGTTCTAAAAAATATTGGGAAATTATTTCCTGGGCCAAGTAAAACTACAAGAGCATATACATTAAAAGAAAAGGGCATTATTAATGCTGCTAAAGAAAAAGGATTTAAAGTGGTAAAAAAGAAATTAAATCAAGCTCCTTTTTATTTCTCAAAACTAATTGAATTCGAAAAAATTTAATATTCTATTTTACTAAATGATTTTCAAGTGCATAACGAACTAATTCAGTTCGGCTAGATGTACCTGTCTTGATAAAAAGTCTACTTACATATTTCTCAACATTTCTAATAGATGTTTCAAGCTGTCTTGCAATTTCTTTATTCATCAGTCCTTCTGCTACTAGTTGAAGTACACTTGCTTCTCTTGGAGTAAAACTAGGAAGATTTATTTTATTTTCTGGATTTGTCTGGTTTTGATCTGTGAGCATAGATTTTATTTCAGTAATTTGTTTCGCCATTTTTCCTACATCAATATCTGCGAATCGTGCCGCTTCTTTTAGTAAACGTTCTTGTCTGTTGATTACATTTTTAACTCTTGCAGCTAATTCATCAGGGTCAAAAGGTTTGGAAATATAATCATCAACTCCTGCAAGATAACCTTCGGTTCTGTCTAGGGTCATTCCTTTTGCAGTTAGAAAAATAACTGGAGTTCCTCCTAATTTTTCATCCTCTCTAATTTTTTCTAATAAAGCATAACCGTTGGCTCGGGGCATCATAACATCGCTAATTATCAAATCAGGGAAAACTGATTGAGCTTTTTCCCAACCATCCTCTCCATCAACTGCAATAAATATTTCAAAGCCTTCATCTTCTAGAAATGTTTTAACAGCTGTTCTTAAACCAGGCTCATCATCAACTAATAAAATTCTTGATTTTCTTACCAGTTCATTATTTATTTGATTAATTTCATCCATTTTTTAAATTCTTTAATTTGATTTTCTAGTAATAAAGAGAATTTTATATACTAAGCATAATGCTAACAACTCCCATACTACTAGACTATCAATCTTCGACTCCTTGCTCTAAAGATGTTGTCGATTCTATGAAACCTTTTTGGGTTGAGATATTTTCTAACCCTGCAAGCAAATCTAATTTGGCTGGGATTAACGCAAGCGCTATATTGGAAGCCTCAAGAGAAAAAATAGAACAAAATTTATTTCTTAAGAATAAAAAAGTTATTTTTACAAGTGGGGCAACAGAATCTAATAACTTAGCCTTATTAGGTTTTGCTAGAAATTACCATAAAAAAACAGGAAATTATGGACATATTATTACCTTAAAAACGGAGCATAAAGCTGTTTTGGAGCCCCTTAACCAACTAAAAAAAGAGGGATTTATGGTTACAGAAATTAATCCTGAGAAAGATGGCTTAATTTCAGAAGAACAATTCAAAAAAAATATAAGAGAAGATACATTTCTGGTTAGTATCATGTTGGCAAATAACGAAATAGGAGTTATTCAGCCTTTAGAGAATATTTCAAAGATATGTAAATCGAGAGAAATAACCTTTCACTCTGATTTTGCAC contains:
- a CDS encoding rhodanese-like domain-containing protein; the protein is MGNYPKSINASSLNDWFDSKKEDPVLIDVREQSELEIARFSQEFLHIPISTVTFEYVKEIFDGLLDREIVVTCHAGVRSYNFCQWCLDNNLVSVIWNLEEGIDGWSRYIDPSISRY
- a CDS encoding NADH-quinone oxidoreductase subunit J, whose product is MSIAITTQFICFTVLSLVVIIGALGVVLLESIVYSAFLLGGVFMSVAGLYLLLNASFVAAAQVLVYVGAVNVLIIFAIMLVNKKEDLKPINDIKSRRIISTSICLTLLSLLIRVDLTNVWSLSSPQNSIGEESTIRIGEHLFSDYLLPFEVASVLLLMAMIGAIVLARRDVMSKDISTGLPVDQELIEKSSEPLLTNKN
- the ndhI gene encoding NAD(P)H-quinone oxidoreductase subunit I is translated as MNNFLQQINSYIKEAFNAGKYLYNGISVTFDHLRRRPVTVQYPYEKLIPSERYRGRIHYEFDKCIACEVCVRVCPINLPVVDWVMNKETKKKELRNYSIDFGVCIFCGNCVEYCPTNCLSMTEEYELATFDRHNLNFDNVALGRLPTNVTTDPSVKPLRELAYLPKGVMDPHEIPASDSRVGKLPEEVYDWMKPESNENNDKVSNPTN
- the bchM gene encoding magnesium protoporphyrin IX methyltransferase, which translates into the protein MTSNKIIEKSEVREYFNGTGFERWNKIYSKSDEINTVQKNIRKGHQKTVDDVISYISNYPELTKKSYCDAGCGVGSLSIPLLRLGIKEIQVSDISSEMIKETKKRINKLGFNQGKIKYAVCDLEKLKGLFDVVICLDVFIHYPQPVAEEMVQHLCDISKEKLIVSFAPYTPVLAVLKNIGKLFPGPSKTTRAYTLKEKGIINAAKEKGFKVVKKKLNQAPFYFSKLIEFEKI
- a CDS encoding response regulator transcription factor, producing the protein MDEINQINNELVRKSRILLVDDEPGLRTAVKTFLEDEGFEIFIAVDGEDGWEKAQSVFPDLIISDVMMPRANGYALLEKIREDEKLGGTPVIFLTAKGMTLDRTEGYLAGVDDYISKPFDPDELAARVKNVINRQERLLKEAARFADIDVGKMAKQITEIKSMLTDQNQTNPENKINLPSFTPREASVLQLVAEGLMNKEIARQLETSIRNVEKYVSRLFIKTGTSSRTELVRYALENHLVK
- a CDS encoding citrate synthase: MDKNKIILKPGLEGVPVTNSSICDIDGNKGKLLYRGYSIEELSKKSSFLETAYLLIWGELPTAIQLRDFEQEVQMHRRLSFRVRDMMKCFPATGHPMDALQSSAASLGLFYSRRAIDDPNYIYNAVIRLIAKIPTMIAAFQLIRKGQDPIQPRDDLTYSSNFLYMLTEKEQDPIAAKVFDRCLILHAEHSLNASTFSARVTASTLTDPYAVIASAVGTLAGPLHGGANEDVIAMLEEIKTPENAGSFLDNAIKNKSKIMGFGHREYKVKDPRAIILQKLAEELFIRFGADEMYEVAKSLETEAIPRLGPKGIFPNVDFYSGLVYRKLGIPRDLFTPIFAISRVAGWLAHWREQLGANRIFRPSQIYTGSKPRDWISLENRE
- the cysC gene encoding adenylyl-sulfate kinase, with the translated sequence MKEQDQTKSTNIKWHNLTINREKLEKMRGHKGMVIWFTGLSGSGKSTLANALNEVLHLDGFSTYVLDGDNIRHGLCKDLGFSDEDREENIRRIGEVANLFMNAGIITITAFVSPFISDRDKVRKIIGSKDFIEVYCAADIKVCENRDTKGLYKKARLGEIKDFTGISSPYEAPHNPEIVVDTGSLDLKDSVEKVIHFLKEENFLKKS
- a CDS encoding translation initiation factor SUI1; amino-acid sequence: MGKKNWIEFDNQEKKSEETLKLDTFTKRSKIIISKQKKGKKGKTITLIKGLGTEDEILLKELLKKIKVFCGTGGILIDSNIQLQGDMVLKSIEFLRKEGFHNL
- the trpB gene encoding tryptophan synthase subunit beta, which gives rise to MVSTFSRQDQNYKNEDLNLPSKEGRFGKYGGQYVPETLMPALFELETAALNAWKDNLFVKELNHLLKTYVGRETPLYEAKRLTEHYKTEKATPKIWLKREDLNHTGAHKINNALGQALLAIRMGKKRIIAETGAGQHGVATATVCARFGLKCIIYMGAEDIKRQSLNVFRMKLLGAEVKVVNSGTATLKDATSEAIRDWVSNVETTHYILGSVAGPHPFPKIVRDFHAVIGEETKKQCMESFGSLPDILLACVGGGSNAMGLFHPFVKNKSVRLIGVEAAGSGVDTDKHAATITKGSVGILHGSMSLLLQDNNGQVQEAHSISAGLDYPGVGPEHSHLKDIGRAEYGSVTDQEALDALRLVSELEGIIPALETSHAFAWLDKLCPTLEKDTHIVINCSGRGDKDVNTVASSLDI
- the nuoH gene encoding NADH-quinone oxidoreductase subunit NuoH, whose protein sequence is MEYGLDLEYSFNEFLKGFGLSSEIAHIIWLPIPMLLVLVAAVVGVLVTVWLERKISAAAQQRIGPEYAGALGVLQPIADGLKLLVKEDIIPAKADGILFTAGPILVLVPVILSWLIVPFGQNLLISNVGIGIFLWIALSSIQPIGLLMSGYASNNKYSLLGGLRAAAQSISYEIPLALSVLAIVLMTNSLSTIDIVNQQSGAGILSWNIWRQPVGFIIFWICALAECERLPFDLPEAEEELVAGYQTEYAGMKFALFYLGSYINLILSALLVSILYLGGWGFPIPVELIAKFLNLPINAPLIQVFTASIGIVMTVLKAYLLVFIAILLRWTTPRVRIDQLLDLGWKFLLPISLANLLITAGLKLAFPQFFGG
- the purE gene encoding 5-(carboxyamino)imidazole ribonucleotide mutase, whose amino-acid sequence is MSELNSKDIYKIAVVMGSDSDLKTLKPAVDILKEFGIKTEVCILSAHRTPIEMMEYAKNAESENIKVIIAGAGGAAHLPGMLASITCIPVIGVPVESKTLKGIDSLLSIVQMPAGIPVATVAINGGQNAGLLAIEIISLFDESIKKNLKEFRENLHKQVRTKNSKLSTIGAENYLQNK
- the nuoK gene encoding NADH-quinone oxidoreductase subunit NuoK is translated as MNLESIPLQAFLIVSSALFCIGIWGLLNSRNAVRVLMSIELMLNAVNINLMAFSSYIDNNLIQGQVFAIFVITVAAAEAAVGLAILLSLYRNRVTVDMESFNLLKW